One stretch of Miscanthus floridulus cultivar M001 chromosome 18, ASM1932011v1, whole genome shotgun sequence DNA includes these proteins:
- the LOC136520833 gene encoding DIBOA-glucoside dioxygenase BX6-like has product MSITKAAVPVAAHGGYDRRRDLLQAFDDTKAGVKGLVDSGTKSIPSIFHHPPDSLAAITSSTTADEAAATIPVIDLAAARREEVVALVRAAAETAGFFQVVNHGVPGEAMAAMVAAVRRFNEGTVEAKRPYYTRDTTRKMRFYSNLDLFQSPAASWRDTVFLDMAPEPPQPEELPEALRGVMFEYVGAVRKLAVWVFELLSESLGLASDHLAEMGCGESLKVACNYYPPCPEPHLTLGNTKHTDPTFLTVLLQDAVGGLQVLLDHGGGGRGWVNVPPVPGALIINIGDLLQLVSNGRFRSVEHRVLANQSADTARVSVAAFVDVGRSMRQYGPIQELTSTDGGNPPIYRSVTVEEFIVHFYRKGSEQNRPRLDYFKLE; this is encoded by the exons ATGTCCATCACCAAAGCCGCCGTTCCCGTGGCCGCGCACGGTGGTTACGACCGCCGGCGAGACCTACTACAGGCATTCGATGACACCAAGGCCGGCGTCAAGGGCCTCGTCGACTCCGGCACCAAATCAATCCCGTCCATCTTCCACCACCCACCGGATTCCCTAGCGGCGATCACATCCTCCACCACTGCAGATGAAGCGGCGGCAACGATCCCGGTGATCGACCTCGCGGCTGCCCGGCGGGAGGAGGTGGTCGCCCTGGTGAGGGCGGCAGCCGAGACGGCCGGGTTCTTCCAGGTGGTCAACCACGGCGTGCCGGGCgaggccatggccgccatggtcgcGGCCGTGAGGCGCTTCAACGAGGGCACCGTGGAGGCCAAGAGGCCGTATTACACGAGGGACACCACCCGCAAGATGCGGTTCTACTCCAACCTCGACCTCTTCCAGTCGCCGGCGGCCAGCTGGCGTGACACCGTCTTCCTCGACATGGCGCCGGAGCCGCCGCAGCCGGAGGAGCTGCCGGAGGCCCTCAG GGGCGTGATGTTCGAGTACGTTGGTGCGGTGAGGAAGCTTGCGGTGTGGGTGTTCGAGCTGCTGTCGGAGTCGCTGGGGCTGGCCAGCGACCACCTCGCCGAGATGGGCTGCGGGGAGAGCCTCAAGGTGGCGTGCAACTACTACCCGCCGTGCCCGGAGCCGCACCTCACCCTCGGCAACACCAAGCACACGGACCCGACTTTCCTCACCGTCCTCCTGCAGGACGCCGTGGGCGGCCTGCAGGTGCTTCTtgaccacggcggcggcggcaggggctGGGTGAACGTCCCTCCGGTGCCCGGCGCTCTCATCATCAACATCGGCGACCTTCTCCAG CTTGTCAGCAATGGGCGGTTCAGGAGCGTGGAGCACCGAGTTCTGGCGAACCAGAGCGCTGACACGGCAAGGGTCTCCGTGGCGGCTTTCGTTGACGTGGGAAGATCCATGAGGCAGTATGGCCCCATCCAAGAGCTCACGTCGACGGACGGTGGCAACCCCCCGATCTACAGGAGCGTCACGGTTGAAGAGTTCATCGTGCACTTTTACAGGAAAGGCAGCGAGCAGAATCGCCCTAGACTCGATTACTTCAAGCTGGAGTAG